TTCATGATGGTCGGCCTGGCGGGGTTGACCTACGCCGGTGGGGTCGGGGCCTTGGGCTTCGAGATCATCTATTTTGCCGGCGTTTCGCTGGTGGCCATCTTTGGCCCTCGGTTTTGGAAAGTGGGCAAGGCGTTCGGTTTTGTCACGCCAAGTGAGATGCTGGGGCACCGTTATGCGAGTAGAGGCGTGGCCGTGACGGTGGCGTTCTCCAACTGTGTCTTTCTGATTCCCTACGCAGCGGTACAACTTGCCGGGGTCGGTTACCTCCTGCAGGGCACGACCGATGGTGCCATTCCCTTCACGACAGGGATCATGATCGCGACAGCGCTTGCCATCCTCTTTTCCTATGTTGCAGGCATCCGCTCGGTCATGTGGACCGACTCACTCCAGGCCATCATGATGGTCGTGGCCTCGACGCTGGTGACGCTGCTTGTCATCCGGGGACTGGGTGGCTTTCAGAGGATGTTCGATAGCCTGGCGTCGGATCATCCTCAATCACTGGTGGTGCCTGGCGATGGCCTGTTCAGTTTCGTCACCTTTCTGGGACTGACCATTCCCTGGTTCTTCTTCAGCCTGTCCAACCCGCAGGTCAGCCAGCGACTGTTCATGCCGTCGTCACTTGCCTCGATGCGCACGATGCTGATTGGCTTCTTGCTGTTCGGCTTCATTTACACCATGGTCTCTGTCCTGTGGGGACTGTCAGCCATCGTGGCCTTTCCAGGACTCGAGAATGCCGACCTGGCCACGCCTGCGCTGCTCGGCTCAGATCACGTGCCGCCCTTGCTTGGAGTGATTGTCATGATCGGAATCCTGGCGGCGGCAGTATCCACCATCGATTCGATCATGATGACGTTATCCTCGATGATGGCGCGCGATGTCTATGGCAATCTCAAGCCGGGGGCCAGCGAGAAGCGCCAACTCATGATCGGCAAGATAGTGATTCCAGTGATTGCCCTGATGGCGCTTGGCTTTGCGGAGCTACAATTGAGCATGATCGCGGTGCTCTCCGTCGCGGCATCGTCGGGGCTAGTCGCCACAGTGCCGGCGATCATCGGCGCCTTCTATTGGCGACGTGGCACAGCGCTTGGGGTGCTGGTCAGCGTCATCGGGACCAGCGCCTTCGTGCTCTTCGTCTATGCCATCGGAAACTCGTTTCTCGGACTCCCGGCGGGAGTATGGGGGATTGTCGTCGCATCACTGCTCTTCGTAGGCGTCAGCCTTGTGAGCGTGCCACCTGCTGCCGTTGCGAGGGAGTTCCTGGAGCCTCGACCCAGGCATGCCGAGAAACGCTAGTGATACTTTTCATCGAATATGGACGCATCATGGAAGCTACCTACCGTGCCCCTGGGCCCATCATCACCTCACTTCTCGATACCGACTGGTACAAGCTCACAATGATGCAGGGGGTACATCATCAGTATCCCAACGCCAGCGTGACATGGGAGTTTCGCTGTCGTAATGCCGAGGATCTGAAGCCATATCTGACCGAGATTCGCGAGCAGATCAATCGCTTGGCCAGCCTTCAATTGACTAGGGAGGAATCTGCCTATCTCAGCACGATTCCTTACATGTCGCCCGATTTCATTCGCTTCCTTGAGCTCTACCGCTTTCGGCCTGAGTACGTCGAAGTGGGAATGGAGGGAAGCGAGCTCTGTATCGTCATCGATGGCCCGTGGTCTCACAGCATTCTGTTCGAAATCGTGATCCTGGCGATCGTCAGCGAGGTACGCAATCACGCGCTCTTTCCCGAGATCAAGATCGAGCAGGCGGTGGAGCAGCTGCGTCGCAAGCTCGCCTCGCTGAACGATAACTTCACTCCCAAACAGTTGGCGGGCTTCAATCTGGCCGACTTCGGCACTCGACGCCGCCTCTCGCAGCCGGTGCAGGAAGCCATCGTGCTGGTGCT
This DNA window, taken from Halomonas sp. TA22, encodes the following:
- a CDS encoding sodium:solute symporter, coding for MSVSLIWWSITLYLVAAIAIAMLSRQGRAESMTDYFLGNRQMSGVVSALSYSATTYSAFMMVGLAGLTYAGGVGALGFEIIYFAGVSLVAIFGPRFWKVGKAFGFVTPSEMLGHRYASRGVAVTVAFSNCVFLIPYAAVQLAGVGYLLQGTTDGAIPFTTGIMIATALAILFSYVAGIRSVMWTDSLQAIMMVVASTLVTLLVIRGLGGFQRMFDSLASDHPQSLVVPGDGLFSFVTFLGLTIPWFFFSLSNPQVSQRLFMPSSLASMRTMLIGFLLFGFIYTMVSVLWGLSAIVAFPGLENADLATPALLGSDHVPPLLGVIVMIGILAAAVSTIDSIMMTLSSMMARDVYGNLKPGASEKRQLMIGKIVIPVIALMALGFAELQLSMIAVLSVAASSGLVATVPAIIGAFYWRRGTALGVLVSVIGTSAFVLFVYAIGNSFLGLPAGVWGIVVASLLFVGVSLVSVPPAAVAREFLEPRPRHAEKR